One stretch of Calonectris borealis chromosome 5, bCalBor7.hap1.2, whole genome shotgun sequence DNA includes these proteins:
- the LRFN5 gene encoding leucine-rich repeat and fibronectin type-III domain-containing protein 5 isoform X1, whose amino-acid sequence MLNCCPSPTMEKLLLFLLFIGIAVRAQICPKRCVCQILSPNLATLCAKKGLLFVPPNIDRRTVELRLADNFVTNIKRKDFANMTSLVDLTLSRNTISFITPHAFADLRNLRALHLNSNRLTKITNDMFSGLSNLHHLILNNNQLTLISSTAFDDVLALEELDLSYNNLETIPWDAVEKMISLHTLSLDHNMIDHIPKGTFSHLHKMTRLDVTSNKLQKLPPDPLFQRAQVLATSGIISPSTFALSFGGNPLHCNCELLWLRRLSREDDLETCASPTLLSGRYFWSIPEEEFLCEPPLITRHTHELRVLEGQRAALRCKARGDPEPAIHWISPEGKLISNATRSVVYDNGTLDILITTVKDTGSFTCIASNPAGEATQTVDLHIIKLPHLLNSTNHIHEPDPGSSDISTSTKSGSNASSSNGETKVSQDKKVVVAEATSSTALLKFNFQRNIPGIRMFQIQYNGTYDDSLVYRMIPPTSKTFLVNNLAAGTVYDLCVLAIYDDGITSLTATRVVGCTQFTTEQDYVRCHFMQSQFLGGTMIIIIGGIIVASVLVFIIILMIRYKVCNNNGQQKATKVSNVYSQTNGAQIQGCSGVLSQSMSKQAVGHEEGIQCCKAASDGVMQSLETGSSQDSATTTSALPPAWTSSTSVSQKPKRKPGPKPSSEPQSEAVSSIESQNTNRNNSTALQLASRPPDSVTGAPTYKRAQSKPSKFLTLPADASRAKRRLSLGGELMESRCPGSARGAGGLRSKRSMSMNGMLVQSDSSDVDSGKATFSSSEWILESTV is encoded by the exons CTACAAtggaaaaactgcttttgtttctgctgttcaTTGGCATAGCGGTGAGAGCTCAGATCTGCCCAAAGCGCTGTGTCTGTCAAATTTTGTCTCCGAACCTTGCCACCCTTTGTGCCAAGAAAGGGCTCTTATTTGTTCCTCCCAACATTGACAGGAGGACCGTGGAGTTACGGCTGGCAGACAACTTTGTTACAAACATTAAAAGGAAAGACTTTGCCAATATGACCAGCCTGGTGGACCTGACGCTGTCCAGGAATACAATCAGTTTTATTACACCTCACGCATTTGCTGACTTGCGCAATTTGCGGGCTTTGCATTTGAACAGCAACCGATTGACTAAGATCACCAATGACATGTTCAGTGGACTCTCCAATCTTCACCACTTGATACTTAACAACAACCAGCTGACTTTAATTTCTTCCACAGCTTTCGATGATGTTTTAGCTCTTGAGGAATTGGATTTGTCTTACAACAATCTGGAAACCATCCCCTGGGATGCAGTGGAGAAGATGATTAGTTTGCACACTCTCAGTCTAGACCACAACATGATTGACCATATTCCTAAAGGGACCTTCTCCCACCTCCACAAGATGACCAGGTTGGACGTCACGTCTAACAAACTGCAGAAGCTACCGCCTGATCCTCTCTTCCAGCGAGCTCAGGTACTAGCAACCTCAGGAATTATCAGCCCCTCGACTTTTGCGTTGAGCTTTGGTGGGAACCCTTTGCATTGCAACTGTGAGCTTTTGTGGCTGAGGCGTCTTTCGAGGGAAGACGACCTGGAGACCTGTGCTTCTCCCACGCTCTTGTCCGGCCGGTACTTCTGGTCGATCCCCGAGGAGGAGTTCCTGTGCGAGCCTCCTCTCATCACCCGGCACACCCACGAGCTGCGGGTGCTGGAGGGCCAGCGGGCAGCGCTGCGGTGTAAGGCCCGGGGGGACCCCGAACCAGCAATTCATTGGATTTCACCCGAGGGCAAGCTGATTTCAAACGCAACGAGGTCCGTGGTGTACGACAACGGGACGCTCGACATCCTTATAACGACGGTGAAGGATACGGGCTCCTTCACCTGCATTGCTTCCAATCCGGCGGGGGAGGCCACGCAGACGGTGGACCTGCACATAATCAAACTCCCCCACTTGCTGAACAGCACGAACCACATCCACGAGCCCGACCCCGGCTCCTCAGATATCTCCACTTCCACCAAGTCGGGCTCCAACGCGAGCAGTAGCAACGGGGAAACTAAAGTCAGCCAAGATAAGAAGGTGGTCGTTGCGGAAGCAACATCCTCTACCGCTCTGCTGAAATTCAATTTTCAGAGGAATATACCTGGGATACGTATGTTCCAAATCCAGTACAACGGTACTTACGATGACTCCCTTGTTTACAG AATGATACCTCCCACAAGCAAAACCTTCCTGGTCAACAACCTGGCCGCTGGGACCGTGTACGACCTGTGCGTCCTGGCCATCTACGACGACGGGATCACCTCGCTCACCGCCACCAGGGTGGTGGGCTGCACGCAGTTCACCACCGAGCAGGATTACGTGCGCTGCCACTTCATGCAGTCCCAGTTCCTGGGTGGGACCATGATTATCATCATTGGTGGGATCATCGTGGCCTCCGTGCTCGTGTTCATCATCATCCTCATGATCCGCTACAAGGTGTGTAACAACAACGGGCAGCAGAAGGCCACCAAGGTCAGCAACGTGTACTCGCAGACGAACGGGGCTCAGATCCAGGGCTGCAGCGGGGTGCTGTCGCAGTCGATGTCCAAGCAGGCTGTCGGGCACGAAGAGGGCATCCAGTGCTGCAAGGCTGCCAGCGACGGCGTGATGCAGTCGCTGGAGACCGGCTCCAGCCAGGACTCGGCCACCACTACCTCCGCTTTGCCTCCCGCCTGGACTTCCAGCACTTCTGTCTCCCAGAAGCCGAAGCGAAAGCCGGGGCCAAAGCCAAGCAGCGAGCCGCAGAGTGAAGCTGTCAGCAGTATCGAGTCCCAAAACACTAACAGAAATAACTCCACTGCCCTGCAGTTAGCTAGCCGTCCCCCCGACTCTGTCACAGGGGCCCCCACGTACAAAAGAGCACAATCGAAGCCAAGTAAGTTCCTCACTTTGCCAGCTGACGCATCCCGAGCCAAGCGCAGGCTCTCCCTGGGCGGCGAGCTGATGGAGTCCcgctgccccggcagcgcccggggcgCAGGTGGATTGCGGTCCAAAAGGAGCATGTCCATGAACGGGATGCTAGTCCAGTCAGACAGCTCTGATGTGGATAGTGGAAAAGCAACTTTCTCCAGTTCTGAGTGGATATTGGAAAGCACTGTgtga
- the LRFN5 gene encoding leucine-rich repeat and fibronectin type-III domain-containing protein 5 isoform X2, translating to MLNCCPSPTMEKLLLFLLFIGIAVRAQICPKRCVCQILSPNLATLCAKKGLLFVPPNIDRRTVELRLADNFVTNIKRKDFANMTSLVDLTLSRNTISFITPHAFADLRNLRALHLNSNRLTKITNDMFSGLSNLHHLILNNNQLTLISSTAFDDVLALEELDLSYNNLETIPWDAVEKMISLHTLSLDHNMIDHIPKGTFSHLHKMTRLDVTSNKLQKLPPDPLFQRAQVLATSGIISPSTFALSFGGNPLHCNCELLWLRRLSREDDLETCASPTLLSGRYFWSIPEEEFLCEPPLITRHTHELRVLEGQRAALRCKARGDPEPAIHWISPEGKLISNATRSVVYDNGTLDILITTVKDTGSFTCIASNPAGEATQTVDLHIIKLPHLLNSTNHIHEPDPGSSDISTSTKSGSNASSSNGETKVSQDKKVVVAEATSSTALLKFNFQRNIPGIRMFQIQYNGTYDDSLVYRMIPPTSKTFLVNNLAAGTVYDLCVLAIYDDGITSLTATRVVGCTQFTTEQDYVRCHFMQSQFLGGTMIIIIGGIIVASVLVFIIILMIRYKVCNNNGQQKATKVSNVYSQTNGAQIQGCSGVLSQSMSKQAVGHEEGIQCCKAASDGVMQSLETGSSQDSATTTSALPPAWTSSTSVSQKPKRKPGPKPSSEPQSEAVSSIESQNTNRNNSTALQLASRPPDSVTGAPTYKRAQSKPKAGADPQDACPPPLPENVATDVLTRQKTIRFQLTED from the exons CTACAAtggaaaaactgcttttgtttctgctgttcaTTGGCATAGCGGTGAGAGCTCAGATCTGCCCAAAGCGCTGTGTCTGTCAAATTTTGTCTCCGAACCTTGCCACCCTTTGTGCCAAGAAAGGGCTCTTATTTGTTCCTCCCAACATTGACAGGAGGACCGTGGAGTTACGGCTGGCAGACAACTTTGTTACAAACATTAAAAGGAAAGACTTTGCCAATATGACCAGCCTGGTGGACCTGACGCTGTCCAGGAATACAATCAGTTTTATTACACCTCACGCATTTGCTGACTTGCGCAATTTGCGGGCTTTGCATTTGAACAGCAACCGATTGACTAAGATCACCAATGACATGTTCAGTGGACTCTCCAATCTTCACCACTTGATACTTAACAACAACCAGCTGACTTTAATTTCTTCCACAGCTTTCGATGATGTTTTAGCTCTTGAGGAATTGGATTTGTCTTACAACAATCTGGAAACCATCCCCTGGGATGCAGTGGAGAAGATGATTAGTTTGCACACTCTCAGTCTAGACCACAACATGATTGACCATATTCCTAAAGGGACCTTCTCCCACCTCCACAAGATGACCAGGTTGGACGTCACGTCTAACAAACTGCAGAAGCTACCGCCTGATCCTCTCTTCCAGCGAGCTCAGGTACTAGCAACCTCAGGAATTATCAGCCCCTCGACTTTTGCGTTGAGCTTTGGTGGGAACCCTTTGCATTGCAACTGTGAGCTTTTGTGGCTGAGGCGTCTTTCGAGGGAAGACGACCTGGAGACCTGTGCTTCTCCCACGCTCTTGTCCGGCCGGTACTTCTGGTCGATCCCCGAGGAGGAGTTCCTGTGCGAGCCTCCTCTCATCACCCGGCACACCCACGAGCTGCGGGTGCTGGAGGGCCAGCGGGCAGCGCTGCGGTGTAAGGCCCGGGGGGACCCCGAACCAGCAATTCATTGGATTTCACCCGAGGGCAAGCTGATTTCAAACGCAACGAGGTCCGTGGTGTACGACAACGGGACGCTCGACATCCTTATAACGACGGTGAAGGATACGGGCTCCTTCACCTGCATTGCTTCCAATCCGGCGGGGGAGGCCACGCAGACGGTGGACCTGCACATAATCAAACTCCCCCACTTGCTGAACAGCACGAACCACATCCACGAGCCCGACCCCGGCTCCTCAGATATCTCCACTTCCACCAAGTCGGGCTCCAACGCGAGCAGTAGCAACGGGGAAACTAAAGTCAGCCAAGATAAGAAGGTGGTCGTTGCGGAAGCAACATCCTCTACCGCTCTGCTGAAATTCAATTTTCAGAGGAATATACCTGGGATACGTATGTTCCAAATCCAGTACAACGGTACTTACGATGACTCCCTTGTTTACAG AATGATACCTCCCACAAGCAAAACCTTCCTGGTCAACAACCTGGCCGCTGGGACCGTGTACGACCTGTGCGTCCTGGCCATCTACGACGACGGGATCACCTCGCTCACCGCCACCAGGGTGGTGGGCTGCACGCAGTTCACCACCGAGCAGGATTACGTGCGCTGCCACTTCATGCAGTCCCAGTTCCTGGGTGGGACCATGATTATCATCATTGGTGGGATCATCGTGGCCTCCGTGCTCGTGTTCATCATCATCCTCATGATCCGCTACAAGGTGTGTAACAACAACGGGCAGCAGAAGGCCACCAAGGTCAGCAACGTGTACTCGCAGACGAACGGGGCTCAGATCCAGGGCTGCAGCGGGGTGCTGTCGCAGTCGATGTCCAAGCAGGCTGTCGGGCACGAAGAGGGCATCCAGTGCTGCAAGGCTGCCAGCGACGGCGTGATGCAGTCGCTGGAGACCGGCTCCAGCCAGGACTCGGCCACCACTACCTCCGCTTTGCCTCCCGCCTGGACTTCCAGCACTTCTGTCTCCCAGAAGCCGAAGCGAAAGCCGGGGCCAAAGCCAAGCAGCGAGCCGCAGAGTGAAGCTGTCAGCAGTATCGAGTCCCAAAACACTAACAGAAATAACTCCACTGCCCTGCAGTTAGCTAGCCGTCCCCCCGACTCTGTCACAGGGGCCCCCACGTACAAAAGAGCACAATCGAAGCCAA AAGCCGGGGCCGATCCCCAGGACGCCTGCCCGCCTCCGCTCCCCGAAAATGTTGCCACTGATGTTCTTACTCGGCAGAAAACAATACGATTCCAACTCACCGAAGATTAA